A stretch of Paenibacillus mucilaginosus 3016 DNA encodes these proteins:
- a CDS encoding calcium-binding protein: MAETKGPKLVFGTQKMDVLMASAQGGEHLFGLAGSDVLGAASSGNVLHGGDGTDALGLTGSKNTLYGERGDDLLLVGSGSGSNAIHGNEGNDRFEVTGSSNLITGGDGEDELNLKGSYNEVSMGAGNDVLLLGSDGGQAEQAAERNTVFLGTGNDSAGLDRVMNSTLRAGEGHDSLTASFAANNRIDGEAGNDTVYRFDASHSSFIGGSGSDSFVNGKGGRDYEDYTRFDNKYYGNDGNDELWTAGSRETYYGGNGDDLLATVRYTRLDDSLIKGEGGNDLIHAGEISVGSNNVFDGGAGNDSLTSWLAGSELLGGTGNDVLTVVSYNGGNTLTGGQGEDTYVINLLANSSVVSDNGTKGEQDTLAFGFLTHHGIDVSREGDDLVLSGYSDMQVTVDRFFVNGSCRIERFEFKDGVVWTDTDVEKMIQAMAASPEAGASGDAPEAGAGAQELNLLLAAGGAPAQG; this comes from the coding sequence ATGGCGGAAACGAAAGGGCCTAAGCTGGTATTCGGTACGCAGAAGATGGATGTCCTGATGGCTTCGGCACAGGGCGGGGAGCATCTCTTTGGGCTTGCCGGGAGTGATGTGCTGGGTGCGGCAAGCAGCGGCAATGTGCTGCACGGAGGAGACGGAACCGATGCGCTGGGGCTGACAGGCTCGAAGAATACTCTCTACGGCGAAAGAGGCGACGACCTTCTTCTGGTGGGGTCGGGGTCGGGCTCGAATGCCATTCATGGCAACGAAGGGAACGATCGGTTCGAGGTAACCGGCAGCTCCAATCTGATCACGGGCGGGGATGGAGAGGATGAGCTGAACCTGAAAGGTTCCTACAATGAAGTATCCATGGGAGCCGGGAACGATGTGCTGCTGCTCGGAAGCGATGGGGGGCAGGCCGAGCAAGCGGCCGAACGAAATACGGTGTTTCTCGGGACAGGGAACGATTCCGCCGGGTTGGACCGGGTGATGAACAGCACCCTGCGCGCCGGAGAAGGCCATGATAGTCTGACAGCGAGTTTTGCTGCGAACAACCGGATTGACGGAGAAGCGGGGAATGACACCGTTTACCGATTTGACGCCTCCCATTCCAGCTTCATCGGGGGCAGCGGCAGCGATAGCTTCGTCAACGGGAAAGGCGGCAGAGACTACGAAGACTACACGCGCTTCGATAACAAGTACTATGGCAATGACGGCAATGACGAACTCTGGACGGCCGGCAGCCGGGAAACGTATTACGGGGGGAACGGCGATGATCTCCTGGCGACCGTTCGTTACACCAGGCTGGACGACAGCTTGATCAAGGGAGAGGGCGGCAATGATCTGATTCATGCCGGCGAGATCAGCGTGGGATCGAATAACGTGTTTGACGGCGGGGCCGGGAACGATTCCCTGACCTCATGGCTGGCAGGCAGCGAGCTGCTGGGCGGCACCGGGAACGATGTATTAACCGTCGTAAGTTACAACGGCGGCAATACGCTGACAGGCGGACAGGGCGAGGACACCTATGTGATTAACCTGCTCGCGAATTCCTCCGTCGTATCGGATAACGGAACGAAAGGGGAGCAGGATACGCTTGCTTTTGGTTTCCTCACGCATCATGGGATCGATGTGTCCCGGGAAGGGGACGACCTGGTCTTAAGCGGATACTCCGATATGCAGGTGACGGTGGACCGTTTCTTCGTGAACGGCTCCTGCCGGATCGAACGGTTCGAGTTTAAAGACGGCGTTGTGTGGACGGATACGGATGTGGAAAAGATGATCCAGGCCATGGCGGCATCACCGGAGGCGGGTGCTTCAGGTGATGCGCCGGAAGCCGGCGCGGGAGCGCAGGAGCTGAACCTTCTGCTGGCCGCCGGCGGCGCACCGGCCCAGGGGTAA
- a CDS encoding calcium-binding protein, with translation MAGTTGAKLVFGTEKNDVMVASAQGGEHLFALAGDDILAATSSGNVLHGGDGSDTLGVAGSGNTLYGEGGGDRFLVTSGENAVHGNDGSDRFEVRGSSNLITGGAGSDAAKLLGSRNEVTLGAGNDWLSGEVTGFGNTYEGNAVNLGAGNDSASFQGLRISGSFVRGGEGNENFSVSESGGHRIDGEAGNDSFHSYHSEGSFFIGGSGNDSFVNAVDAWYDHGNVGNTYHGDGGNDEFTVSGIYQLYKGGNGEDTFTVVQNSTLEGTVILGEGGSDTIQAAETIEGGYNRLDGGAGQDTLTSSLGRSELFGGSGNDVLTTLGSSRENWLMGEQGQDRYVIDSALGSSLVSDYGIKGEQDTVVFASLGRDDLSLSRDGAHLVFEAGGEELIVDRFFVNGSYRIERFELADGTVWTDTDVEKIIQAMAAEPEAGASGDAADAGARAQELSLLLAAGGAAVSA, from the coding sequence GTGGCGGGAACGACGGGAGCGAAGCTTGTGTTCGGCACGGAGAAGAACGATGTAATGGTGGCTTCGGCGCAGGGCGGTGAGCACCTCTTTGCGCTGGCGGGAGACGATATCCTTGCAGCGACGAGCAGCGGCAATGTGCTTCACGGGGGAGACGGCAGCGACACGCTCGGGGTGGCGGGCTCAGGCAATACCCTCTACGGGGAGGGCGGCGGTGACCGGTTCCTGGTCACATCCGGAGAGAATGCGGTTCACGGCAATGACGGCAGTGACCGCTTCGAGGTCAGAGGCAGCTCGAACCTCATCACAGGGGGGGCTGGCTCGGATGCCGCGAAGCTGCTTGGATCCCGCAATGAAGTAACGCTCGGTGCCGGCAATGACTGGTTGAGCGGCGAGGTCACGGGATTCGGGAATACGTATGAAGGCAATGCGGTGAATCTGGGGGCAGGGAACGATTCGGCGAGCTTCCAAGGCCTGCGTATCTCCGGCAGCTTCGTGCGCGGAGGAGAGGGGAACGAGAATTTCAGCGTGTCGGAGAGCGGCGGTCACCGGATCGATGGCGAAGCGGGGAACGATTCGTTCCACAGCTACCATTCGGAGGGATCGTTCTTCATCGGGGGCAGCGGGAATGACAGCTTCGTGAATGCCGTGGACGCCTGGTACGACCACGGGAATGTCGGCAACACCTACCATGGCGATGGGGGCAATGATGAGTTCACGGTATCCGGCATCTACCAATTGTACAAGGGCGGCAACGGAGAAGACACGTTCACGGTGGTGCAAAACTCGACTCTCGAAGGAACGGTGATCCTGGGAGAGGGAGGCAGCGATACGATTCAAGCGGCGGAAACCATCGAGGGCGGCTACAACCGGCTCGACGGGGGCGCGGGCCAGGATACGCTGACGAGCTCGCTCGGGCGTTCGGAGCTGTTCGGGGGCAGCGGGAACGATGTGCTGACCACGCTGGGCAGCAGCCGCGAGAATTGGCTTATGGGCGAGCAGGGACAGGACCGGTATGTGATCGATTCCGCGCTCGGTTCCTCCCTGGTGTCCGACTACGGCATCAAGGGGGAGCAGGATACCGTCGTCTTCGCCTCGCTGGGCCGCGATGACCTGAGCTTGTCCAGGGACGGCGCGCACCTGGTCTTCGAAGCGGGCGGGGAGGAGCTGATCGTGGACCGCTTCTTCGTCAACGGCTCGTACCGGATCGAGCGCTTCGAGCTGGCGGACGGCACGGTATGGACGGACACGGATGTCGAGAAAATCATCCAGGCGATGGCGGCTGAACCGGAGGCGGGTGCTTCAGGCGATGCGGCGGACGCCGGCGCGAGGGCGCAGGAGCTGAGTCTGCTGCTGGCTGCCGGGGGAGCAGCGGTGTCGGCTTAG
- a CDS encoding calcium-binding protein: MSNPAQPRIVFGTRGSDNLTASQEGGDRIFASDGDDRIQVFRGSEYADIHGGLGNDYFEVLGGHNVMYGEEGDDRLTVDAENNRIHGNGGDDTFWVTGGDNLVTGGAGDDSLSYAGDRSHLVTGDGEDDVVFEKYDELNPSDDNRIELGNGDDSLQLWGSRNTALGGAGTDDLFVRESGDNRLEGGMGDDQFGALNVYRSVFVGGAGNDHFANAVDEHGQDGSSGNKYFGNEGNDFFAGSGEDNMFLGGAGGDTLRVEAYTSLYASVLKGDGGDDELSIEFPSGGTGNVLDGGEGRDALTSVSFYNTLKGGAGSDTLAVTGFEWTGYSLENTLTGGKGEDLYEIGPGVGTNTIREDGIWNEQDRVKFLAAEAEDVKAARSGADLEIASETGTEKLIVERFFESKAARVEQFEFADGTVWTDKEVESLIQAMAAAPGSGGSLEAVSAPERDEALALLLAPPAGHPLL; encoded by the coding sequence ATGAGTAACCCGGCACAACCCCGTATCGTGTTCGGTACGAGAGGCAGCGACAACTTGACGGCTTCGCAGGAAGGGGGAGACCGGATTTTCGCCTCGGACGGCGATGACCGGATTCAGGTTTTTCGTGGAAGTGAATATGCGGATATTCACGGGGGCCTCGGCAACGACTACTTTGAGGTGCTGGGCGGGCATAACGTCATGTATGGCGAGGAGGGGGATGACAGGCTGACGGTGGATGCCGAGAATAACCGGATCCACGGCAACGGCGGCGACGATACCTTCTGGGTCACCGGAGGGGACAACCTGGTTACCGGAGGCGCGGGGGATGACTCTCTCAGCTATGCCGGAGACCGCAGCCATCTCGTGACGGGGGATGGGGAGGATGACGTTGTTTTTGAAAAATACGATGAACTGAACCCCTCCGACGACAACCGGATCGAGCTTGGGAACGGGGATGACAGCCTGCAGCTCTGGGGCAGCCGCAATACAGCCCTGGGCGGTGCGGGCACCGATGATCTGTTCGTCCGCGAGTCGGGAGACAACCGGCTGGAGGGCGGCATGGGAGACGACCAGTTCGGGGCGCTGAATGTGTACCGGTCCGTCTTCGTCGGCGGAGCGGGGAATGATCACTTCGCGAATGCGGTGGATGAGCACGGACAGGACGGCAGCTCCGGGAACAAGTATTTCGGCAATGAAGGCAATGACTTCTTCGCGGGCTCGGGCGAAGACAATATGTTCCTCGGAGGAGCCGGCGGCGATACGCTGCGGGTGGAGGCCTATACCTCGCTGTATGCCTCGGTGCTGAAGGGCGACGGGGGAGATGACGAGCTGTCGATCGAATTCCCGTCGGGCGGCACGGGCAATGTGCTGGATGGCGGGGAAGGCCGCGATGCTCTGACCTCCGTCTCGTTCTATAACACGCTCAAAGGAGGGGCCGGCAGCGATACGCTCGCCGTAACCGGCTTTGAGTGGACCGGCTATTCATTGGAGAATACGCTTACAGGAGGTAAAGGGGAGGATCTGTACGAGATCGGACCGGGTGTCGGAACCAACACGATCCGGGAGGATGGCATCTGGAACGAGCAGGACCGCGTGAAGTTCCTGGCTGCGGAAGCGGAGGACGTGAAGGCCGCCCGCTCGGGGGCCGATCTCGAGATCGCAAGTGAGACGGGGACGGAGAAGCTGATCGTTGAGCGGTTCTTCGAGAGCAAGGCGGCCCGCGTCGAGCAGTTCGAATTCGCAGACGGCACGGTGTGGACCGACAAGGAGGTCGAGAGCCTGATCCAGGCGATGGCCGCCGCCCCTGGAAGTGGCGGTTCCCTGGAAGCGGTTTCTGCCCCGGAGCGGGACGAAGCACTCGCACTCCTGCTCGCGCCGCCAGCAGGGCATCCTCTGTTGTAA
- a CDS encoding ZIP family metal transporter, whose product MWEVLWGSILSAMSTGAGALLILVMKGTTQRLRDMLLALSSGIMIVATTFSLIPEAMKQGSVWVITAGVLLGTAVLALVEKGVPHLPITRKVNQVLDRKAILVLAAITLHNIPEGLSVGVSYASEDQSLGGIIALAIGLQNAPEGLMVALFLVTQEISRWKAFGIATLTGAVEIVSSLLGYGLAQTVGSLVPYGLSFAAGAMLFILFKELIPESQENGRELSATFSFMSGFLLMLILLQVL is encoded by the coding sequence ATGTGGGAAGTGCTGTGGGGAAGCATTCTGTCTGCGATGTCCACCGGGGCGGGAGCCCTGTTGATCCTCGTCATGAAAGGAACGACCCAGCGCCTGAGGGATATGCTGCTGGCGCTCTCCTCGGGCATCATGATCGTGGCGACCACCTTCAGCCTGATTCCCGAAGCCATGAAGCAGGGAAGCGTCTGGGTGATCACTGCCGGCGTGCTGCTGGGAACGGCGGTGCTGGCACTGGTGGAGAAAGGGGTGCCGCATCTGCCCATCACCCGGAAGGTCAATCAGGTGCTTGACCGCAAGGCGATCCTGGTGCTGGCCGCCATCACGCTCCACAACATCCCGGAGGGGCTCTCCGTCGGAGTCAGCTATGCGAGCGAGGATCAGAGCCTCGGCGGCATTATCGCACTGGCGATCGGGCTGCAGAATGCCCCGGAGGGGCTGATGGTCGCGCTGTTCCTCGTAACCCAGGAGATCAGCCGCTGGAAGGCGTTCGGTATCGCTACCCTTACGGGAGCCGTCGAGATCGTTTCTTCGCTGCTCGGCTACGGCTTGGCGCAGACGGTCGGATCCCTCGTGCCTTACGGGCTTTCTTTTGCCGCGGGGGCGATGCTCTTCATCCTGTTCAAGGAGCTGATCCCGGAGAGCCAGGAGAACGGAAGGGAGCTCTCGGCGACGTTCTCGTTCATGTCCGGCTTCCTGCTTATGCTCATTCTGCTGCAGGTATTGTAA
- a CDS encoding APC family permease, with product MLPALTAEEAGPASLLSWMLMSLLVLPIALTMGRLASAVPDSGGVVSFARRAFGDRAAYLLGWTMLGSIPIGVPVMALTGAHYVGSLFSLSHTGTTVLAGALILCALLLNARGIELAGWVQVVVIVIIALMLMIAAGGAAPLVERESFEPFLPHGWASVGLAAVTIFFCFCGWEMIVPLAEEFRNPSRDIPLSLMTAALLIIVLYLSIVAVTVGTGSYGGTGGLAPLSLLMEKAFGSAAGAVTGALALFITFSSVHTNIAGFSRMIYAQAREGELPGWLAKLHPAHRSPIAALYGCGAVFGGVLLYYGTAEPSLAWLVKWPSAIFIFSYIVVMAAALRLLPAKSGGRVWAGLSLVLCLAIYAFSGWAAGFPLVLAAAGALFAFLRRKPASMKSAAGAERSSAPGKSPR from the coding sequence GTGCTGCCGGCGCTGACGGCGGAGGAGGCGGGTCCCGCCTCCCTGCTGTCGTGGATGCTGATGTCGCTGCTCGTGCTGCCGATCGCCCTGACGATGGGACGCCTGGCTTCGGCGGTTCCGGACTCCGGGGGCGTCGTGTCCTTCGCCCGCCGGGCCTTCGGCGACCGGGCCGCGTATCTGCTCGGCTGGACGATGCTCGGGTCCATTCCGATCGGCGTGCCGGTCATGGCCCTGACGGGGGCGCATTATGTCGGCAGCCTGTTCAGCCTCTCCCATACCGGCACAACCGTCCTGGCGGGGGCGCTGATCCTCTGCGCCCTTCTGCTGAATGCCCGAGGCATTGAGCTCGCCGGCTGGGTGCAGGTCGTCGTCATCGTCATCATCGCGCTGATGCTGATGATAGCCGCCGGTGGCGCAGCCCCGCTCGTCGAACGGGAGAGCTTCGAGCCGTTCCTACCGCACGGCTGGGCTTCCGTCGGCCTTGCGGCGGTCACGATCTTCTTCTGCTTCTGCGGCTGGGAGATGATCGTCCCGCTGGCGGAGGAGTTCCGGAATCCGTCGCGGGACATTCCGCTGAGTCTGATGACGGCGGCGCTGCTGATCATCGTGCTGTATCTGTCGATCGTCGCCGTGACGGTGGGCACCGGCTCCTACGGGGGCACCGGGGGGCTCGCTCCCCTGAGCCTGCTCATGGAGAAGGCGTTCGGCTCGGCGGCGGGGGCGGTCACGGGGGCGCTGGCGCTGTTCATCACGTTCAGCTCCGTGCACACGAATATCGCCGGCTTCTCCCGGATGATCTACGCCCAGGCCCGGGAAGGGGAGCTGCCCGGCTGGCTGGCGAAGCTGCATCCGGCCCACCGCTCGCCGATCGCGGCGCTGTACGGCTGCGGCGCGGTCTTCGGCGGCGTGCTCCTGTACTACGGCACGGCCGAGCCGAGCCTGGCCTGGCTTGTGAAGTGGCCGAGCGCCATCTTCATCTTCTCGTACATCGTGGTGATGGCGGCCGCCCTGCGGCTGCTGCCCGCAAAGAGCGGGGGCCGGGTGTGGGCGGGCCTCTCCCTGGTGCTCTGTCTTGCGATCTATGCCTTCAGCGGCTGGGCTGCGGGCTTCCCGCTGGTGCTGGCGGCGGCGGGGGCGCTCTTCGCCTTCCTGCGCCGAAAGCCCGCCTCCATGAAGTCTGCGGCTGGGGCGGAGCGATCTTCGGCTCCGGGCAAATCACCGCGGTAA
- a CDS encoding 2OG-Fe dioxygenase family protein → MITMQIQDVTGVDTNLIVERLAGPGFCHIRGGAVRQAEFFTEESWNAFADSWNRLEMDGYMGDNGKYRLRRYGNYVYRPEHASLELLPHGPYFQSYEINPLNGGIQRHFEPMEEGVSASSFFTGLLQWCAGMFDRLEPGSDWDIKIHQYRILAKPQEAGLPTPEGIHRDGTTFILTFLIERSSIEGGETGIYSLNREPLGRLTLAEPMDCIIGDDRRTMHGVTPVILCPGAESGHRDVLIAAFTKIPRGND, encoded by the coding sequence ATGATTACGATGCAGATTCAAGATGTTACCGGTGTGGACACCAACCTGATCGTCGAGCGTCTGGCGGGCCCCGGCTTCTGCCATATCCGCGGCGGGGCCGTACGCCAGGCCGAATTTTTCACGGAAGAGAGCTGGAACGCCTTCGCGGACAGCTGGAACCGCCTGGAGATGGACGGGTATATGGGCGACAACGGCAAGTACCGCCTCCGCCGGTACGGCAATTACGTGTACCGGCCGGAACACGCCTCCCTTGAGCTGCTGCCGCACGGCCCGTACTTCCAGTCGTACGAGATCAACCCCCTGAACGGCGGCATTCAGCGCCACTTCGAACCGATGGAGGAGGGCGTATCGGCCAGCTCCTTCTTCACGGGTCTGCTGCAGTGGTGCGCCGGCATGTTCGACCGCCTCGAGCCGGGGAGCGACTGGGACATCAAGATTCATCAGTACCGCATCCTGGCGAAGCCGCAGGAAGCCGGGCTGCCGACACCGGAGGGCATCCACCGCGACGGCACTACGTTCATCCTTACGTTCCTGATCGAACGCAGCAGCATTGAAGGCGGCGAGACAGGGATCTACAGCCTGAACCGCGAACCGCTCGGCCGACTGACGCTGGCCGAGCCGATGGACTGCATCATCGGCGACGACCGCCGCACGATGCACGGCGTGACGCCGGTAATCCTGTGCCCGGGGGCGGAGAGCGGCCACCGCGACGTGCTGATCGCGGCCTTCACCAAGATTCCGCGCGGCAATGACTGA
- a CDS encoding argininosuccinate synthase domain-containing protein, whose translation MGQILLSYSQAQRHRGQKAVMLYSGGLDSMYTALMLKELGLEVHALTADVGQAMPGHLCGTASALGIRLEIADVRSALCEENITKGILANALFNDHYPISSSYTRPLIAREAVKLARKIGARLIIHSATPLQNSAARYTTSIMALAPEMDIFCPAVGEYASREEKMAALAPFLEALGIPFPLSPSLYSVDENLWARVIESGPLEDCTQDVPPHGVFEWTAPPEACSTEPLELTLELREGLPVALNGQSMPLLAMIGELNGVLGRYGIGRYTGLEDGLFGTKMPELREAPAACMIHASHVKLEEAVLSAQELRIKKSLDREWTHLVVTGGWYSELKGTLDAAMAAFNRDITGWVRWRVSPGQMFCISRSAEKGMYVSRFPAFAQEFQQYSLNSFFQQLGRQQRLGDGTAIPHDAAAGGEEQADDLILELVLQR comes from the coding sequence ATGGGTCAAATCTTGCTTTCCTACTCGCAGGCGCAGAGGCACCGCGGGCAGAAGGCGGTCATGCTGTATTCGGGCGGTCTCGACAGTATGTACACCGCCCTGATGCTGAAGGAGCTGGGCCTCGAGGTGCATGCGCTGACGGCTGACGTAGGCCAGGCGATGCCGGGCCACCTGTGCGGGACGGCGTCCGCTCTCGGCATCCGGCTGGAGATCGCGGATGTGCGCAGCGCGCTCTGCGAGGAGAATATCACGAAGGGCATTCTGGCGAACGCCCTGTTCAACGACCACTACCCGATTTCCTCGAGCTATACCCGCCCCCTCATTGCCAGGGAAGCCGTGAAGCTCGCCCGGAAGATCGGCGCCCGGCTCATCATCCACAGTGCGACCCCGCTGCAGAATTCGGCGGCCCGGTACACGACGAGCATCATGGCGCTGGCGCCCGAGATGGATATCTTCTGTCCGGCCGTCGGGGAGTACGCTTCACGCGAAGAGAAGATGGCCGCCCTGGCGCCGTTCCTCGAAGCGCTCGGCATCCCATTCCCGCTCTCGCCGAGTCTCTACTCGGTTGACGAGAATCTGTGGGCCCGCGTCATCGAGAGCGGCCCGCTGGAGGACTGCACGCAGGACGTGCCGCCGCACGGCGTGTTCGAGTGGACCGCTCCCCCGGAAGCGTGCAGCACGGAACCGCTGGAGCTGACGCTGGAGCTGCGCGAAGGGCTGCCTGTGGCCCTGAACGGGCAGTCGATGCCGCTGCTTGCCATGATCGGCGAACTGAACGGAGTGCTGGGCCGGTACGGCATCGGCCGGTATACGGGGCTGGAGGACGGGCTCTTCGGCACGAAGATGCCCGAGCTGCGTGAGGCGCCCGCGGCCTGTATGATCCACGCTTCCCATGTGAAGCTGGAGGAGGCGGTCCTGTCCGCGCAGGAGCTGCGCATCAAGAAGTCGCTGGACCGCGAGTGGACACACCTTGTTGTGACCGGCGGCTGGTACAGCGAGCTTAAGGGCACGCTAGACGCCGCAATGGCCGCCTTCAACCGCGACATTACCGGCTGGGTTCGCTGGCGCGTGTCCCCCGGCCAGATGTTCTGCATCTCGCGCAGCGCGGAGAAAGGCATGTACGTCTCCCGCTTCCCGGCCTTCGCCCAGGAGTTCCAGCAGTACTCGCTGAACAGCTTCTTCCAGCAGCTCGGCAGGCAGCAGCGGCTCGGGGACGGGACGGCCATCCCCCACGACGCCGCAGCAGGCGGGGAGGAACAGGCGGACGACCTGATTCTGGAGCTCGTGCTGCAGCGCTGA
- a CDS encoding helix-turn-helix domain-containing protein: MTDRSGRTEGRTEVRMEGRTRPGTAFGLVPEERRRLEAAASRRIQDPDVTYLSARLEGAELRLRQARRRRLIRWLQQPSVLYRDGLTIVMAADTDGTLLHLESTAQVLTRLQRHNIGPGTRLTLEETGIHAVSAAVELGRSMFTRGREHTLCLFRDWSCFCMPVKDGYGETAGYLALTVPKHVSLSYLYPLTGGLVREAERELAGRRHVLTSIERQLAAFRLTGREMEIAKYWLLDYDYKQIGQALGISPNTVRVMIASIHGKLGVASKASMILKVLEIV; encoded by the coding sequence ATGACGGACAGGTCCGGACGGACAGAAGGAAGGACTGAAGTAAGAATGGAGGGCAGGACAAGACCGGGCACAGCGTTCGGCCTGGTTCCCGAAGAGAGAAGGAGATTGGAAGCGGCCGCTTCCCGGCGGATCCAGGATCCGGACGTTACTTATCTGAGCGCGCGCTTGGAAGGAGCGGAGCTGCGGCTTCGCCAGGCGAGGCGTCGGCGGCTGATCCGCTGGCTGCAGCAGCCCTCCGTGCTGTACCGCGACGGGCTGACGATCGTCATGGCCGCCGACACGGACGGCACGCTGCTGCATCTCGAGAGCACGGCGCAGGTGCTGACGCGGCTGCAGCGTCACAATATCGGACCCGGCACCCGGCTGACGCTGGAGGAGACCGGCATCCATGCCGTCTCGGCCGCCGTGGAGCTCGGCAGAAGCATGTTCACCCGCGGGCGGGAGCATACGCTGTGCCTGTTCCGCGACTGGTCCTGCTTTTGCATGCCGGTGAAGGACGGCTACGGGGAGACGGCGGGGTACCTGGCGCTGACGGTGCCGAAGCATGTGTCTCTGTCGTATCTGTATCCGCTCACCGGGGGACTGGTGCGGGAAGCGGAGCGGGAGCTGGCGGGCCGCCGGCATGTCCTCACCTCCATCGAGCGTCAGCTGGCGGCGTTCCGCCTGACGGGCAGGGAGATGGAGATCGCCAAATACTGGCTGCTCGATTACGACTACAAGCAGATCGGACAGGCGCTCGGCATCTCGCCCAATACGGTTCGGGTCATGATCGCGAGCATACACGGCAAATTGGGGGTCGCCTCGAAGGCGTCGATGATTCTGAAAGTACTCGAAATTGTATGA
- a CDS encoding DUF7667 family protein yields the protein MLAVHWRLAELWTLQKSRELTEEEESEVSACLHYNAIYARKLAGLYNLSLAASLTGDTQWQHEICAQIDKLESQGDFGWKKPSL from the coding sequence ATGCTTGCTGTACATTGGCGGCTGGCGGAACTGTGGACGCTGCAGAAGTCCAGGGAGCTCACGGAAGAAGAAGAGTCCGAGGTTTCCGCCTGCCTGCATTACAATGCCATCTATGCCCGGAAGCTGGCGGGATTATATAATCTGTCGCTGGCCGCCTCGCTCACGGGAGATACGCAGTGGCAGCATGAGATCTGTGCACAGATCGACAAGCTGGAGAGCCAGGGCGACTTCGGCTGGAAGAAACCCAGCCTGTAG
- a CDS encoding GTP-binding protein encodes MNQGTEQQAGGRGLRNVGIFAHVDAGKTTTTEQMLYRSGRIRTPGSVDDGTAQTDWMDVERERGISVRAAVTRYGWKGTDVNLVDTPGHVDFLSEVERSLRVMDGAVLVVSAVEGVQAQTEVVWQALRALGIPTLIYINKLDRVGADGLRTLEEVRRTLSPLAVPVQAPRGAEERFAGSADLLGITEAEGEAEGGVTPYLDLLAEAAAEREEALLQRYLEEGGLSPSEMRPVIAGAARRGELFPVLFGASARGIGIAELLDAVGELLPPPASPADEGLSGVVFKLDKDPAMGRIAYVRLYSGTLRNRDTVNNHTRGLQEKVTQIRRIEGQRTEDMGGAHRRGHCRRLRPRPRPDRRHPGGAGPRARRAAAGRSAADRAGALGKRSGIPGGGGRVPGAGGRGSAARSAVDSGEPRAPRAGDGADPDGGAHPSASQPVRPAGHLRAAVGYLQGDAGLRGRGLRRLHDAEAVLGRAALLHRAGREGKRAAVQVARPRGTAA; translated from the coding sequence ATGAATCAAGGGACAGAACAACAGGCAGGAGGGCGCGGGCTGCGCAATGTCGGCATCTTCGCCCATGTCGATGCAGGCAAAACGACGACTACCGAGCAGATGCTCTACCGCAGCGGACGCATCCGCACCCCGGGCAGCGTGGATGACGGCACGGCGCAGACCGACTGGATGGACGTGGAGCGGGAGCGCGGCATCTCGGTGAGGGCGGCCGTCACGCGTTACGGCTGGAAGGGGACTGACGTAAATCTCGTCGATACGCCGGGCCACGTCGACTTCCTCTCCGAGGTCGAGCGGTCGCTGCGCGTCATGGACGGCGCGGTACTCGTCGTCTCGGCGGTCGAAGGGGTGCAGGCGCAGACGGAAGTGGTCTGGCAAGCGCTGCGGGCGCTGGGCATCCCGACGCTGATCTATATCAACAAGCTGGACCGGGTCGGAGCCGACGGCCTGCGGACGCTGGAGGAGGTGCGGCGCACACTGTCGCCGCTGGCCGTGCCTGTCCAGGCTCCCCGGGGCGCGGAAGAGCGCTTCGCGGGCAGCGCCGATCTGCTCGGCATCACGGAGGCCGAGGGGGAGGCGGAGGGCGGCGTGACGCCGTATCTCGACCTGCTGGCCGAAGCGGCGGCAGAGCGGGAGGAGGCGCTCCTCCAGCGCTATCTCGAAGAGGGCGGGTTATCCCCGTCCGAGATGCGGCCTGTTATTGCCGGAGCGGCCCGCCGGGGGGAGCTCTTCCCCGTGCTCTTCGGGGCCTCCGCGCGGGGGATCGGCATCGCCGAGCTCCTGGATGCGGTAGGTGAGCTGCTGCCCCCGCCGGCATCGCCGGCGGACGAAGGCTTGTCGGGCGTCGTCTTCAAGCTGGACAAGGACCCGGCGATGGGCCGCATCGCCTATGTACGCCTGTACAGCGGCACGCTGCGCAACCGGGACACCGTGAACAATCATACCCGGGGCCTGCAGGAGAAGGTCACGCAGATCCGGCGGATCGAGGGCCAGAGGACCGAGGATATGGGGGGTGCTCACCGCCGGGGACATTGCCGCCGTCTACGGCCTCGGCCGCGCCCGGATCGGCGACATCCTGGGGGTGCCGGACCACGTGCCCGGCGTGCAGCCGCTGGCCGTTCCGCTGCTGACCGTGCAGGTGCACTGGGAAAGCGAAGCGGCATACCCGGCGGTGGTGGCCGCGTTCCAGGAGCTGGCGGACGAGGATCCGCTGCTCGATCTGCAGTGGATTCCGGAGAACCGCGAGCTCCACGTGCGGGTGATGGGGCCGATCCAGATGGAGGTGCTCACCCATCTGCTTCACAGCCGGTTCGGCCAGCGGGTCACCTTCGGGCCGCCGTCGGTTATCTACAAGGAGACGCCGGCCTCCGCGGGCGAGGGCTTCGTCGCTTACACGATGCCGAAGCCGTGCTGGGCCGTGCTGCGCTTCTTCATCGAGCCGGGCGAGAGGGGAAGCGGGCTGCGGTACAGGTCGCTCGCCCGCGAGGAACGGCTGCTTGA